One Rossellomorea aquimaris DNA window includes the following coding sequences:
- a CDS encoding HAD family hydrolase, with amino-acid sequence MIKAIMFDLDDTLLWDSKSIEEAFKATCRYAQTRVGVDPQDLELSVREAATKLYSTYDTYEFTQNIGINPFEGLWGDFLDEHDEGFHKMREIVPTYRKKAWTTGLQSLGINDENLGEELSERFRIERKERPFVYEDTFRVLNELKDSFQLLLLTNGSPHLQNTKLDRTPELVPYFEEIIISGNIGKGKPDSAMFLHALERLKLQKDEVIMVGDNLNTDIRGASNLGITTVWINRRQQKPQDIIPDYEIKELLEVLEIVNNMK; translated from the coding sequence ATGATTAAAGCCATCATGTTTGATTTGGATGACACATTATTATGGGACTCCAAAAGTATTGAAGAAGCGTTTAAAGCAACTTGCCGATATGCACAGACTAGAGTGGGGGTGGATCCCCAAGATTTAGAGCTTAGTGTCAGAGAAGCTGCGACAAAGTTGTATTCCACCTATGATACATATGAATTCACACAAAATATTGGTATTAACCCCTTTGAAGGACTATGGGGAGACTTCCTGGATGAACATGATGAAGGCTTCCATAAGATGAGAGAAATCGTCCCGACTTACCGCAAAAAGGCCTGGACGACAGGATTACAGTCTTTAGGCATTAATGACGAAAACCTTGGAGAGGAATTATCAGAAAGATTTCGCATAGAGAGAAAAGAGAGACCTTTTGTGTATGAAGATACTTTTCGTGTACTAAATGAATTGAAGGATTCATTTCAATTGTTGTTATTAACGAATGGTTCACCCCATTTACAGAATACAAAACTTGATAGGACACCTGAACTCGTACCTTATTTTGAAGAAATTATCATCTCAGGAAATATCGGTAAAGGGAAACCGGATTCAGCGATGTTTCTTCATGCATTAGAGAGGCTCAAGCTTCAAAAGGACGAAGTGATCATGGTGGGAGATAATTTAAATACAGACATTCGCGGGGCTTCAAATCTCGGAATCACAACGGTTTGGATTAATCGCCGTCAGCAAAAACCTCAAGATATTATCCCTGATTATGAAATCAAAGAGCTCCTTGAAGTTCTCGAGATCGTAAATAACATGAAATAG
- a CDS encoding DUF948 domain-containing protein, protein MWIVYASIALIVVAIVLLGVALMKTVKTTRPVINEMNQTVANIQTRMDKISSETNQLQETQGEIQGDIEYKKMTITNTVQEVKRTPEVLKGFLTSLKK, encoded by the coding sequence ATGTGGATTGTATATGCAAGTATTGCGTTAATTGTGGTTGCTATAGTCTTGTTGGGAGTCGCACTAATGAAAACAGTGAAGACGACCCGACCCGTTATTAATGAAATGAATCAAACGGTGGCAAACATTCAAACCAGAATGGACAAAATTTCTTCTGAAACGAACCAGCTACAAGAAACGCAAGGAGAGATTCAGGGAGATATTGAATACAAAAAGATGACCATCACCAACACCGTTCAAGAAGTTAAACGCACACCAGAAGTATTGAAAGGATTTTTAACCAGCTTGAAGAAATAA
- a CDS encoding MtnX-like HAD-IB family phosphatase: MKKWAFVSDFDGTISKKDFYHLVLEKYYEEGQSLYKQWKSGEIKDIEFLRQVFMSIHQEESQIIEDIHSLEIDEHVPLFIRKVQAQGGDFYILSAGTDYYIHHILGQYGITGVEVYSNEGYYKEKNVHMNIDPEHPHHSERYGIDKSKVLTELKKEYETIYFAGDSEPDSHPAKVADITFAMKALQDILKENNTPHIEVNDFIDIEQHLIRLGLLR, translated from the coding sequence TTGAAAAAGTGGGCGTTTGTTTCTGACTTTGATGGTACGATCTCTAAAAAGGATTTTTATCATCTTGTACTGGAGAAATACTACGAAGAGGGGCAATCTTTATACAAACAATGGAAGTCTGGAGAAATAAAGGACATCGAATTCTTGCGTCAGGTTTTCATGTCCATACATCAAGAAGAAAGTCAGATCATTGAAGATATACATTCTCTGGAGATTGATGAACACGTTCCTTTGTTTATCCGTAAAGTGCAGGCACAAGGAGGGGACTTCTATATATTAAGCGCAGGTACGGATTACTATATTCATCATATACTTGGGCAGTACGGAATTACTGGCGTTGAGGTATACTCAAATGAAGGATACTATAAAGAGAAGAACGTACATATGAATATTGATCCTGAACATCCACATCACTCCGAAAGATATGGAATCGACAAATCAAAAGTTCTTACTGAACTCAAAAAAGAGTATGAGACCATTTATTTTGCAGGTGATAGTGAACCAGATAGTCATCCTGCCAAAGTGGCAGACATCACTTTTGCCATGAAAGCATTACAGGATATCCTGAAAGAAAACAATACTCCTCATATTGAAGTGAATGATTTCATTGACATTGAGCAACATCTAATACGTCTTGGATTGCTGCGCTAG
- a CDS encoding peptidylprolyl isomerase translates to MAKKGYIQFQTGEKIEFDLFPNEAPGTVANFEKLANEGFYNGLSFHRVIPGFVSQGGCPNGNGMGGPGYTIKCETEGNPHKHEEGSLSMAHAGKDTGGSQFFIVHEPQPHLNGVHTVFGKVTSGIDIAKSMKNGDVMEKMEVYDA, encoded by the coding sequence ATGGCGAAAAAAGGATACATACAATTTCAGACAGGTGAAAAAATCGAATTTGATCTATTTCCAAATGAAGCACCTGGGACAGTGGCAAATTTCGAAAAGTTAGCAAACGAAGGTTTCTACAATGGTTTAAGCTTCCACCGTGTCATCCCTGGTTTCGTAAGCCAAGGTGGATGCCCTAATGGTAATGGTATGGGTGGCCCTGGTTACACAATCAAATGTGAAACAGAAGGAAATCCACATAAGCATGAAGAAGGTTCATTATCCATGGCCCATGCTGGTAAAGATACAGGAGGAAGTCAGTTCTTCATCGTTCATGAGCCACAGCCCCACCTAAATGGCGTTCATACCGTCTTCGGAAAAGTGACTTCAGGAATCGACATCGCTAAATCAATGAAAAACGGCGACGTTATGGAGAAAATGGAAGTATACGACGCGTAA
- a CDS encoding phage holin family protein, with protein sequence MIENLLSGISIDPQVTVLVPVLWVLGYALKRTPHIPDWLIIWILLLAGVAASGWTLGFDFNGIANGFIATGAAITTHQSVKQTFFARVNDRNKREKKK encoded by the coding sequence ATGATCGAAAATTTATTGAGTGGCATTTCAATCGATCCCCAAGTCACTGTACTCGTTCCAGTGCTATGGGTTTTAGGGTATGCATTGAAGCGAACTCCTCACATTCCGGATTGGTTGATTATTTGGATCTTGTTACTCGCAGGGGTTGCTGCCAGCGGCTGGACTTTGGGGTTTGATTTCAATGGTATTGCCAATGGATTCATCGCAACGGGAGCAGCGATTACGACCCATCAATCTGTTAAACAGACGTTTTTCGCACGGGTGAATGATCGAAATAAGAGAGAAAAAAAGAAATAG
- a CDS encoding type 1 glutamine amidotransferase domain-containing protein, translating to MKLTGKKVIQLVSADFEDLELWYPVLRLREEGAVVHIVGENANQEYIGKYGVPIVSEYAFKDINPEDYDAILVPGGWSPDKLRRYEDVLSMVQTMDKSKKPIGQICHAGWVLISAKILQGVKVTSTPGIKDDMENAGATWVNESVVTDGHIVSSRRPPDLPDYMREFIEVLAK from the coding sequence TTGAAGCTAACGGGTAAAAAAGTCATTCAATTAGTAAGTGCAGATTTTGAAGATCTTGAACTGTGGTATCCTGTATTACGATTGCGTGAAGAAGGAGCAGTTGTACATATTGTCGGCGAAAATGCAAATCAAGAATACATCGGGAAATACGGGGTTCCGATTGTTTCAGAATACGCGTTTAAAGATATCAATCCGGAAGACTATGATGCCATCCTCGTACCGGGTGGATGGTCACCTGATAAGTTGCGTCGTTATGAAGATGTGCTTTCTATGGTTCAAACCATGGATAAGAGTAAGAAGCCGATCGGTCAAATCTGTCATGCAGGTTGGGTTTTGATTTCGGCCAAAATTCTTCAAGGTGTAAAAGTCACCAGCACACCGGGAATAAAAGATGACATGGAAAATGCAGGGGCAACCTGGGTAAATGAATCTGTCGTCACAGATGGTCATATTGTTTCAAGCCGCAGACCACCTGATTTACCAGACTATATGAGAGAATTCATTGAAGTATTAGCAAAATAA
- a CDS encoding peroxiredoxin, with protein sequence MRSEECSLPFCAQTNDPAPPFVAEAYDNAQKKIITVNLEANRGKWIVLFFYSSDFTFVUPTELAAVAAIHPKFQALQTEVFGISTDSVYSHKVFTEVSPSASKVQFPLVSDRNHQISKSYRVLNERAGATFRATIIIDPEGMITSKMIYPPEVGRNTYEILRVLEGIKYGRKTGAGIPANWLPNQSGIQKDPDFIGKI encoded by the coding sequence ATGAGAAGTGAAGAATGTTCCTTACCTTTTTGTGCCCAAACCAATGATCCAGCCCCTCCCTTTGTTGCTGAGGCATATGATAACGCACAAAAGAAAATAATTACCGTTAACTTAGAAGCAAACAGGGGTAAATGGATTGTTTTGTTTTTTTATTCCAGTGATTTCACCTTTGTTTGACCAACTGAACTGGCAGCGGTCGCTGCTATTCATCCTAAATTTCAAGCATTACAAACTGAAGTTTTTGGAATAAGTACTGACAGTGTTTACTCTCACAAAGTGTTCACTGAAGTTTCACCATCTGCCTCTAAAGTGCAATTTCCGTTAGTGAGTGATCGAAATCATCAAATAAGTAAATCTTATCGGGTATTAAATGAGCGTGCAGGGGCTACGTTCAGAGCTACGATTATCATCGACCCTGAAGGAATGATAACGTCAAAAATGATTTACCCGCCTGAAGTTGGTCGCAATACCTATGAAATATTGAGAGTGCTGGAAGGCATTAAATATGGAAGAAAAACGGGAGCAGGCATTCCTGCAAATTGGCTGCCGAACCAATCGGGGATTCAGAAAGATCCTGACTTCATTGGGAAAATATAA
- a CDS encoding NAD(P)-dependent oxidoreductase — MKDITKQRVIGFIGTGVMGQSMAGHLLEAGYQVVVYNRTKEKASNLIHRGAKWADTPKKVAEISDAVITIVGYPTDVEEIYLGENGILHHLKRDSLAIDMTTSSPKLAEKIFEVGKGKGISTLDAPVSGGDIGAKEARLSIMVGGEEESFETAKPLLDLLGSSVVYQGMAGAGQHTKMCNQITIASNMMGVSEALLYAKKSGLNPDNVLKSITSGAAGSWSLSNLVPRMIDEDYAPGFYVKHFIKDLKIALESSRQMEIKTPGLELALSLYEELALNGEENSGTQALIKLLEN; from the coding sequence ATGAAGGATATTACCAAACAAAGAGTCATTGGATTTATTGGAACAGGTGTCATGGGACAAAGCATGGCAGGTCATCTGCTCGAGGCCGGTTACCAGGTGGTCGTATACAACCGTACGAAAGAGAAAGCATCAAATCTTATACATAGAGGTGCAAAATGGGCAGACACACCAAAGAAAGTGGCTGAAATTTCCGATGCAGTGATTACGATCGTAGGATATCCAACAGATGTAGAAGAAATATACCTCGGTGAAAATGGAATTCTCCATCATTTAAAACGTGACTCACTTGCCATTGATATGACCACTTCATCTCCAAAATTAGCAGAGAAAATCTTTGAAGTAGGCAAGGGTAAAGGAATATCCACATTGGATGCCCCCGTTTCAGGTGGAGATATCGGAGCCAAAGAAGCAAGGCTTTCGATCATGGTAGGAGGAGAGGAGGAATCATTCGAAACGGCAAAGCCCCTTTTAGACCTTCTGGGTTCAAGTGTTGTGTATCAAGGAATGGCAGGAGCAGGACAGCACACGAAGATGTGTAACCAAATCACGATTGCTTCTAACATGATGGGAGTAAGTGAAGCCCTTCTTTATGCGAAGAAATCAGGCTTGAATCCAGATAATGTGCTCAAGAGTATCACCTCGGGCGCGGCAGGCAGCTGGTCCCTTAGTAATCTGGTTCCACGAATGATTGATGAGGACTATGCACCCGGCTTTTATGTAAAGCACTTTATCAAAGATCTGAAGATTGCCCTGGAATCATCCAGGCAGATGGAAATCAAGACACCGGGGTTAGAGCTAGCCCTTTCGTTATATGAAGAATTGGCACTTAATGGTGAAGAAAACAGCGGTACTCAAGCTCTTATTAAACTGTTGGAGAATTAA
- a CDS encoding DUF202 domain-containing protein, with translation MYMEEPGKWTCMNGTNESKYIQQHLANERTFLAWIRTAIAIIGIGFLTTSLHYNSLQGDAVQDRIAVSISAVSIIIGLVIIIGSTVNYYRTRRHINTQTFVSADAFIKMMAFVATVVLFFVTVYFFILN, from the coding sequence ATGTATATGGAAGAACCAGGGAAGTGGACATGTATGAACGGAACAAATGAATCAAAATATATTCAGCAGCACCTGGCAAACGAACGAACATTCCTGGCTTGGATTCGTACAGCGATCGCTATCATCGGGATTGGTTTCCTCACAACAAGCTTACATTATAACTCGCTTCAAGGAGATGCCGTACAAGACCGAATCGCTGTCTCCATCAGTGCTGTATCGATCATTATCGGGTTAGTGATCATTATTGGATCGACCGTTAACTACTACCGAACGAGGAGACATATAAACACACAAACATTTGTATCTGCAGATGCCTTCATCAAGATGATGGCGTTTGTAGCAACTGTAGTCCTTTTTTTTGTAACCGTATATTTTTTTATACTGAATTGA
- a CDS encoding MBL fold metallo-hydrolase, whose translation MAKVKELTAKELTKKILNGDSMFILDVRPKDAFDDWKVEGKYVKIINKPFSELKDNLGSVQSIFPRDEAIYVICAKGNSSTKTAEMLVEAGMDNIYSVNGGMQAWSEYQEPVEIGDVSGGSLYQFVRIGKGCLSYAIVSNGEVAFVDSSRILESYKKFIQAHKVSVKAVLDTHLHADHISGGRSLSNEYNSPYYLPPKDAKDVQYEYRELNDDTVINVGDTTIKAVYSPGHTIGSTSFIVDDHYLLTGDILFIDSIGRPDLAGKAEDWVGDLRNTLYTRYKGLADELIVLPAHFMTTDEMNEDGSVSHPLKALYRENHGLNIEDEQEFRKTVTENLPPQPNSYEKIRETNMGKMHPEEDEQREMETGPNRCAVR comes from the coding sequence ATGGCAAAAGTAAAAGAATTGACGGCAAAGGAACTAACGAAAAAGATACTCAATGGAGACAGCATGTTTATTCTGGACGTTCGTCCAAAGGATGCCTTCGATGATTGGAAGGTAGAAGGGAAGTACGTAAAAATAATAAACAAGCCTTTTTCCGAACTGAAGGACAATCTCGGATCCGTTCAATCTATTTTTCCACGTGATGAAGCCATTTACGTAATATGTGCAAAAGGAAATTCTTCAACGAAAACGGCCGAAATGCTGGTAGAAGCAGGAATGGATAACATTTATTCCGTAAATGGAGGCATGCAGGCTTGGAGTGAATATCAAGAGCCTGTTGAAATTGGTGATGTTTCAGGCGGTTCACTCTATCAATTTGTTCGTATAGGGAAAGGTTGTCTATCTTATGCTATCGTTTCAAATGGAGAAGTAGCTTTCGTTGACTCCAGCCGAATTTTGGAATCTTATAAGAAATTTATTCAAGCCCATAAAGTATCGGTGAAAGCAGTACTTGATACACATCTGCATGCAGATCATATCTCGGGCGGGCGGTCTTTAAGTAATGAATACAATTCTCCTTATTATTTGCCTCCTAAAGATGCAAAGGACGTTCAATACGAATATAGAGAATTAAATGATGACACGGTCATTAATGTTGGTGATACGACCATTAAAGCTGTATACTCTCCTGGACATACGATTGGGAGCACTTCCTTTATTGTGGACGATCACTACTTGTTAACAGGCGATATTCTGTTTATTGATTCAATTGGCAGACCTGATTTAGCTGGTAAAGCAGAAGACTGGGTAGGGGACTTAAGGAACACTTTGTATACGAGGTATAAAGGTCTTGCGGATGAATTGATTGTCTTACCTGCCCACTTTATGACAACCGATGAGATGAATGAAGATGGATCGGTGTCTCATCCTCTAAAAGCTCTATATAGAGAAAATCATGGATTAAATATAGAAGATGAGCAGGAATTCCGGAAAACAGTTACGGAAAATCTTCCTCCTCAACCAAATAGCTATGAAAAAATCCGTGAAACCAACATGGGTAAAATGCATCCGGAAGAAGATGAACAACGGGAAATGGAAACAGGTCCAAACCGATGTGCAGTGCGGTAA
- a CDS encoding rhodanese-like domain-containing protein, protein MKIISASRLNERLTAGETLNIIDVRETAEVRSGRIPTSIHLPLGLLEFRMNELDKKKEYIVVCQSGGRSSQAVKFLDYQGFHVTNMDGGMLAWEGKVD, encoded by the coding sequence ATGAAAATAATTTCAGCAAGTAGGCTAAATGAACGATTAACAGCTGGAGAAACATTAAATATTATTGATGTTCGCGAAACAGCTGAGGTAAGAAGTGGGAGAATTCCAACAAGTATCCACCTTCCATTGGGTCTTCTGGAATTTCGAATGAATGAATTAGACAAGAAGAAAGAGTACATCGTGGTTTGTCAATCCGGCGGCAGAAGCAGTCAAGCTGTAAAGTTTCTCGACTATCAAGGGTTCCATGTAACAAATATGGACGGCGGAATGCTCGCATGGGAAGGTAAAGTAGATTAA